The following coding sequences are from one Alphaproteobacteria bacterium window:
- a CDS encoding ActR/PrrA/RegA family redox response regulator transcription factor, whose translation MEPHGNSQGDSAPSADGGVARGHLLIVDDDSPLCQRLGKAMARRGFAVEMAESVAEGRRLLERMRPDYAVVDLRLGDGSGLDLVEAMTRANPAVRVVVLTGYGNIATAVAAVKAGALDYLPKPADADQIEAALLAEAGTMPPPPDNPMSADRVRWEHIQRVFEQCDRNVSETARRLNMHRRTLQRILAKHAPRE comes from the coding sequence ATGGAGCCGCACGGTAACAGCCAGGGTGATAGCGCGCCGTCGGCGGACGGCGGGGTCGCCCGCGGTCACCTGCTGATCGTTGATGATGATTCGCCGCTGTGCCAGCGCCTGGGCAAGGCCATGGCGCGTCGCGGCTTTGCCGTGGAGATGGCGGAAAGCGTCGCCGAGGGCCGGCGCTTGCTGGAGCGGATGCGGCCCGACTATGCGGTGGTGGACCTGCGTCTGGGCGACGGCAGCGGTCTCGATCTGGTGGAGGCGATGACCCGGGCCAATCCGGCGGTGCGGGTGGTGGTGCTGACCGGCTATGGCAATATCGCGACGGCGGTGGCAGCGGTGAAAGCCGGTGCGCTGGACTATCTGCCGAAGCCGGCCGACGCGGACCAGATCGAAGCGGCGTTGCTGGCCGAGGCCGGCACCATGCCGCCGCCGCCGGACAATCCCATGAGTGCCGATCGGGTGCGCTGGGAGCACATTCAGCGGGTGTTCGAGCAGTGTGACCGTAATGTCTCGGAAACCGCGCGGCGGCTTAACATGCACCGCCGCACGTTGCAGCGGATTCTGGCCAAACACGCACCGCGCGAATAG
- a CDS encoding PqqD family protein, whose amino-acid sequence MSDSGASDRDGGGGRLRRVAGLHATAVGDDLFLVREADREIIHLNATARALWQALAEPATAAELSDLLASAYEGAPPARVAADVQAALAEMSALGVIEAVPVGPAAPAATPSAE is encoded by the coding sequence ATGAGCGACAGCGGCGCAAGCGACCGTGACGGGGGTGGCGGGCGTTTGCGGCGGGTCGCCGGATTGCACGCAACGGCGGTTGGTGACGATCTATTTCTGGTGCGCGAAGCCGACCGCGAGATCATTCATCTGAACGCCACCGCCCGCGCCCTGTGGCAGGCCCTGGCCGAGCCGGCGACGGCGGCGGAGTTGAGCGACCTTCTGGCATCGGCTTATGAGGGCGCGCCGCCGGCGCGGGTGGCGGCCGATGTGCAGGCGGCGCTTGCGGAGATGAGCGCCCTTGGCGTGATCGAAGCGGTGCCGGTCGGGCCGGCCGCACCCGCCGCGACACCCAGCGCAGAGTGA
- a CDS encoding HlyD family type I secretion periplasmic adaptor subunit: MSATDGTAGRPAAGRAPERASAGAPDSAPGRPPRPGTGPMAGPATAPRQRRWWPFGAMTGRARFADFLPDTDAVVERERSPLGRFIIWTVAILLVAAVTWAGLASVDRVSSASGVVRPFSRVKVINHSESARVADIYIRDGDRVVAGQPLLALDPAFVEQEVAKQRSAWFNLQAEEARLEAEAIGDTPIYPDGLLGERPDLVRTQNELYEARQASLQARRAAADQVIAQRRNEVAAIEQGIARMERSLVILREQESALAELVRQEYFPRLRYLTVQRDLSELEGELAGQVAQLAGARAALAEAADRRRSTDREWRADTIDRLAQVTAERERVEGSLEQQQARQRDLIVRAPVDGIVQNLAVASSGQSVPASVELMRIVPTGETLIVEAQVPNRDIGFIHVGQPVRVKIRTYDFLTFGALDGTVERIAADATLNEATGNLTFPVLVRTERAWLGETPGDLPVTPGMAADVEFILGERTVLSFLTDRILRTTSTALTQR, encoded by the coding sequence ATGAGCGCCACCGACGGCACCGCCGGCCGCCCCGCCGCCGGACGCGCCCCGGAGAGGGCCTCCGCCGGTGCGCCCGATTCCGCGCCCGGACGGCCGCCGCGGCCGGGCACGGGGCCGATGGCGGGACCGGCCACAGCGCCGCGCCAGCGACGCTGGTGGCCGTTCGGCGCCATGACCGGACGGGCGCGCTTTGCCGATTTTCTTCCCGATACCGATGCGGTGGTGGAGCGCGAGCGCTCACCGCTCGGCCGCTTCATCATCTGGACCGTCGCCATTCTGCTGGTCGCGGCAGTGACCTGGGCCGGCCTGGCCTCGGTCGACCGGGTGTCCAGCGCCAGCGGCGTCGTCCGTCCCTTCAGCCGGGTCAAGGTGATCAATCACAGCGAAAGCGCGCGCGTCGCCGACATCTATATACGCGACGGCGACCGGGTGGTGGCCGGCCAGCCCTTGCTCGCCCTGGATCCCGCCTTTGTCGAGCAGGAAGTCGCCAAACAGCGCAGCGCCTGGTTCAACCTGCAGGCGGAGGAGGCTCGCCTCGAAGCCGAAGCCATCGGCGACACACCTATCTATCCGGACGGTCTGCTGGGCGAACGACCGGACCTGGTGCGCACCCAGAACGAGCTGTATGAGGCGCGCCAGGCCTCGCTGCAGGCGCGCCGCGCCGCCGCCGATCAGGTCATCGCCCAGCGTCGCAACGAAGTCGCCGCCATCGAGCAGGGCATTGCCCGTATGGAGCGCAGCCTGGTGATTCTGCGCGAGCAGGAATCGGCCCTCGCCGAGCTGGTGCGCCAGGAGTATTTCCCGCGCCTGCGCTATCTGACGGTTCAGCGCGACCTCAGCGAACTGGAAGGCGAGCTGGCCGGCCAGGTCGCTCAGCTTGCCGGTGCCCGCGCGGCGCTGGCCGAGGCAGCGGACCGCCGCCGGTCAACGGATCGCGAGTGGCGGGCCGACACCATTGACCGCCTGGCTCAGGTGACGGCCGAGCGTGAGCGCGTCGAAGGCTCCCTGGAACAGCAGCAGGCGCGCCAGCGCGATCTGATCGTCCGCGCGCCGGTTGACGGCATCGTGCAGAATCTGGCGGTTGCCTCCAGCGGCCAGTCGGTTCCCGCCTCCGTCGAGCTGATGCGCATCGTGCCGACCGGCGAAACCCTGATCGTCGAGGCCCAGGTGCCCAATCGCGACATCGGTTTCATTCACGTTGGCCAGCCGGTGCGGGTGAAGATCCGCACCTATGACTTTCTCACCTTCGGCGCCCTCGACGGCACGGTGGAGCGTATCGCCGCCGACGCCACCCTGAACGAGGCCACCGGCAATCTCACCTTTCCGGTGCTGGTGCGGACCGAGCGGGCCTGGCTCGGCGAAACGCCGGGCGACCTGCCGGTGACCCCCGGCATGGCGGCGGATGTGGAGTTCATCCTCGGTGAGCGGACGGTGTTGTCCTTCCTCACCGACCGCATCCTGCGCACAACCTCGACTGCACTCACTCAGCGCTGA
- a CDS encoding peptidase domain-containing ABC transporter, which translates to MARPTTPSAGAPAGPGAGPHAAGRDSPGRAGGRPATPGTPGAAGGPRTGRRPGADPLLACLARATLALGQPVGEADIRAATPLPAGPMTVDDFRRAARRLGYRTRPESVSRDQLATLPRPFLLPGEAGRPHRLVIGREEGGLMTFDPDAGETAVIAAERLAGDTAGVVLIAPRNGAAAGSDWRRLVLRRIKGVASDLLLASLVVNLFALATPLFMMTVFNKVIGQGAMDTLTVLAVGMLVLYTFDFLLRGARGYISAHTGARIDALIGGEVVHRLLRLPYRQYETTPSGLMAERLRQVDTIRLFFTGQMPLVLVDLLFVVVFLGVLFFLAPTLAFITLGVMPVFLVLSIVFQRTQSGLVEESFAAHAAKGSALNETIANALTIKSLGLESEIEKRWGGRLAQAAWTGFRTSSVANTVATLSAVLQQLTNLLIIVVGVRLIDAGALSIGALIAANILVARTIQPIRQVVSAFSQLQEVRAAFGRLEEIMQGAEEQESMTPMPPIEGRVALDNVTFRYGEHRAPALDKVSLSIPAGTVIGIAGPPGSGKSTLVKIIQGLYQPDDGRVLVDGTDITHMSQAALRAQMGIVPQDVQLFQGTVRDNIAMGLVEKDPARVVAVTRFVGAHDFVERLPQGYETELGERGGGLSAGQRQLLAIARALVRNPRIIILDEATSALDSATEQRLLRALRQAASSRTMIVISHREAPLRQCDRVVVLVDGRIALDGPPEEVLPRRARAAGGPAGGKTSANGARDSAGDARAAAGRTAPQPTPSPRAPGHVAPAASSSAAKPPGPDTPSPTTRRRTA; encoded by the coding sequence ATGGCCAGACCCACGACCCCTTCCGCTGGCGCACCGGCCGGGCCAGGCGCCGGCCCGCATGCCGCCGGTCGCGACTCCCCGGGTCGCGCCGGCGGTCGTCCCGCCACGCCGGGCACACCCGGCGCTGCCGGCGGGCCGCGCACGGGCCGCCGGCCGGGCGCCGATCCTCTGCTGGCCTGCCTGGCCCGCGCTACCCTGGCTCTTGGGCAGCCGGTCGGCGAGGCGGACATCCGCGCCGCCACGCCACTGCCCGCCGGCCCTATGACCGTGGACGATTTCCGCCGCGCCGCCCGTCGGCTCGGCTATCGCACACGGCCTGAGTCGGTCAGCCGCGACCAGTTGGCCACCCTGCCCCGCCCCTTCCTGCTGCCGGGTGAGGCGGGCCGGCCGCACCGGCTGGTGATCGGCCGCGAGGAAGGCGGCCTCATGACCTTCGATCCCGACGCCGGCGAAACCGCCGTCATCGCGGCGGAGCGGCTGGCCGGCGACACGGCCGGGGTTGTGCTGATCGCGCCGCGCAATGGCGCGGCCGCGGGCAGCGACTGGCGGCGGCTGGTGCTGCGCCGCATCAAGGGCGTGGCCAGCGACCTGCTCCTCGCCTCGCTGGTGGTCAATCTGTTTGCCCTGGCCACGCCGCTGTTCATGATGACCGTGTTCAACAAGGTCATCGGCCAGGGAGCCATGGACACCCTGACGGTCCTCGCCGTCGGCATGCTGGTCCTCTACACCTTTGATTTTCTCCTGCGTGGCGCGCGCGGCTATATCTCGGCCCATACCGGTGCGCGTATTGATGCGCTGATCGGCGGCGAGGTTGTCCACCGCCTGCTACGCCTGCCCTATCGCCAGTATGAGACCACGCCATCGGGGCTGATGGCCGAACGTCTGCGCCAGGTGGACACCATCCGCCTCTTCTTCACCGGCCAGATGCCACTGGTTCTGGTGGACCTGCTCTTCGTCGTCGTCTTTCTCGGTGTCCTCTTCTTTCTGGCGCCCACCCTCGCCTTCATAACGCTCGGCGTCATGCCGGTCTTTCTGGTCCTGTCGATCGTCTTTCAGCGCACCCAGTCGGGTCTGGTGGAGGAAAGTTTCGCCGCCCATGCGGCCAAGGGCTCCGCCCTCAATGAGACCATCGCCAACGCCCTTACCATCAAGTCGCTCGGCCTGGAGTCCGAGATTGAAAAGCGCTGGGGCGGCCGCCTCGCCCAGGCCGCCTGGACCGGATTTAGAACCAGCAGCGTGGCCAACACCGTTGCCACCCTCAGCGCCGTCCTGCAGCAACTGACTAATCTTCTGATCATCGTCGTCGGCGTTCGCCTGATCGATGCCGGCGCCCTGTCCATTGGCGCGCTGATCGCCGCCAATATCCTCGTGGCCCGCACCATTCAGCCGATCCGTCAGGTGGTCAGCGCCTTCAGCCAGCTCCAGGAAGTCCGCGCCGCCTTTGGCCGGCTGGAAGAGATCATGCAGGGGGCGGAGGAACAGGAGTCCATGACGCCGATGCCGCCCATCGAAGGCCGCGTCGCGCTGGACAATGTGACCTTCCGCTATGGTGAGCACCGTGCGCCGGCGCTGGACAAGGTATCCCTGTCGATTCCCGCCGGCACGGTCATCGGCATCGCCGGCCCGCCGGGCTCCGGCAAAAGCACCCTGGTCAAGATAATCCAGGGCCTCTACCAGCCCGATGACGGCCGCGTATTGGTGGACGGGACGGACATTACCCACATGTCCCAGGCGGCGCTCAGAGCGCAGATGGGCATCGTGCCCCAGGATGTCCAGCTCTTTCAGGGCACGGTGCGTGACAACATCGCCATGGGCCTGGTGGAGAAGGATCCGGCCCGCGTCGTTGCCGTCACCCGCTTTGTCGGCGCCCATGACTTTGTGGAGCGCCTGCCCCAGGGCTATGAGACGGAATTGGGCGAGCGCGGCGGCGGCCTCTCCGCCGGCCAGCGGCAATTGCTGGCTATTGCCCGCGCCCTGGTGCGCAACCCGCGTATCATCATTCTCGACGAAGCCACCAGCGCGCTGGACTCCGCCACCGAACAGCGTCTGTTGAGAGCCCTGCGTCAGGCCGCCTCGTCACGCACCATGATCGTCATTTCCCACCGCGAGGCGCCACTGCGTCAGTGCGACCGTGTGGTGGTCCTGGTGGATGGACGGATTGCCCTCGACGGCCCGCCGGAGGAAGTACTGCCGCGCCGCGCCCGCGCCGCCGGCGGCCCTGCTGGCGGCAAGACTTCGGCCAACGGCGCCCGCGACAGCGCTGGCGACGCCCGGGCGGCGGCCGGCCGAACAGCGCCACAACCGACACCGTCACCGCGCGCGCCGGGACACGTCGCACCGGCCGCCTCTTCGTCCGCCGCCAAACCGCCGGGACCGGATACGCCGTCGCCCACCACGCGGCGGCGAACAGCATGA
- a CDS encoding outer membrane beta-barrel protein, with amino-acid sequence MNGDADQSGQPGGRRGRSRRLLALATGAALGLAAAGVAVAQTVSADSVRGKARPDFAALGIESGQLLGLHHNGEAPGGLLDSFLVYPVFETAATYDSNVFRVDDGDAQGDFITDLRPSLRVESDWDNHFFAVEANGTARRHASLTNEDTTTWTLSNDGQIDLNEWTDLLTFLSFDSNTTQRGTLLDPGLTSSPTRFYTTTAKTALTYQRDALLLRLAFDVVRTNFENNGAVTNADLDRTERFAELRAAYDLVDGLQVFVAPGYKTVRYDRQFDGGGVERDSDTLRVETGVVWEATGVAELRLRLGWFSRDSHGAIFRDATGFRVGGDLLWNLSEITTLSASLDQEIAEEALRRASSISRVDRTSVRVSLDHEPLDDVIMTGRTAIVFDEFIGANQSQRTLTVGGDVTYYVNERWLLELTAERGKRTTEGGGTPYVYDLLSTALRYRI; translated from the coding sequence ATGAACGGGGACGCCGACCAGAGCGGCCAGCCGGGCGGACGCCGGGGCCGATCACGACGCCTGCTGGCGCTGGCCACGGGCGCGGCGCTGGGGCTGGCGGCGGCGGGCGTTGCCGTGGCCCAGACCGTCAGCGCGGATTCCGTGCGCGGCAAAGCGCGGCCGGATTTCGCTGCTTTGGGGATCGAATCCGGCCAGTTGCTGGGCCTGCACCACAATGGCGAGGCGCCAGGCGGTCTGTTGGACAGTTTTCTGGTCTATCCCGTATTCGAAACCGCCGCGACCTATGACAGCAATGTGTTCCGCGTCGACGATGGCGATGCGCAGGGCGATTTCATCACCGACCTGCGGCCGTCGCTCCGGGTCGAGTCCGACTGGGACAATCACTTCTTCGCGGTGGAGGCCAACGGCACCGCCCGGCGCCATGCCAGCCTGACAAACGAGGACACCACCACCTGGACCCTGTCCAATGACGGGCAGATTGATCTGAACGAGTGGACCGATCTGCTGACGTTCCTGTCGTTCGATTCAAACACCACCCAGCGCGGCACATTGCTGGATCCGGGCCTGACCAGCAGCCCCACGCGCTTCTATACGACGACGGCAAAGACGGCGCTGACCTACCAGCGCGATGCTTTGCTGCTGCGGCTCGCTTTTGATGTGGTGCGCACCAACTTCGAGAACAACGGCGCCGTGACCAATGCCGACCTGGATCGCACCGAGCGCTTCGCCGAACTCCGGGCGGCCTATGATCTGGTGGACGGCCTGCAGGTATTTGTCGCTCCGGGCTACAAGACCGTGCGCTATGATCGACAGTTCGACGGCGGTGGTGTTGAGCGCGACTCTGATACGTTGCGCGTCGAGACCGGCGTCGTCTGGGAGGCGACGGGCGTGGCGGAGTTGCGCCTGCGTCTCGGCTGGTTCAGCCGCGACAGCCATGGCGCCATATTCCGCGACGCCACCGGCTTTCGTGTGGGCGGCGACCTGTTGTGGAATCTGAGCGAGATCACGACACTCAGCGCATCGCTCGATCAGGAGATCGCCGAAGAGGCCCTTCGCCGGGCTTCCAGCATCAGCCGGGTCGACCGCACCTCGGTCCGCGTCAGCCTAGACCATGAGCCACTGGATGATGTGATCATGACCGGCCGGACGGCCATTGTCTTTGACGAGTTTATCGGCGCCAACCAGTCCCAGCGCACCCTGACGGTCGGCGGCGACGTGACCTATTACGTAAACGAGCGCTGGCTGCTGGAGCTGACCGCCGAACGTGGCAAGCGGACGACCGAGGGCGGAGGGACGCCCTATGTCTATGACCTGCTGTCAACCGCTTTGCGCTACAGGATCTAG
- a CDS encoding polysaccharide biosynthesis/export family protein, which produces MTVGLVLGLIVLAACGGPPARVQTPTTGPVVQPASVLSDYRLGPGDQLSILVFNQDELSGVVAVDADGQVILPLVGLVPAGGQTVGEFQETLRVLLDEKYLVNPQVSVEVAEYRPFFILGQVAAPGGYAFTVGLDVRQAVALAGGFTRRARTDRVIIIRQTAAGRTKYFAGQDVPILPGDTIDVERRFF; this is translated from the coding sequence ATGACGGTCGGGCTGGTGCTGGGCCTGATCGTGCTGGCCGCCTGTGGTGGCCCGCCCGCCCGCGTGCAGACCCCGACGACGGGTCCTGTGGTGCAGCCGGCGTCGGTCCTCAGTGATTACCGCCTTGGCCCCGGCGATCAATTGTCGATCCTGGTGTTCAATCAGGACGAGCTGTCCGGCGTGGTCGCGGTTGATGCCGATGGCCAGGTGATCCTGCCACTGGTCGGCCTGGTGCCGGCCGGCGGCCAGACGGTTGGCGAATTCCAGGAGACTCTGCGCGTCCTGCTGGACGAAAAGTACCTAGTCAACCCGCAGGTTTCGGTGGAAGTGGCGGAATACCGCCCCTTCTTCATCCTTGGCCAGGTGGCTGCGCCCGGCGGCTATGCCTTCACCGTGGGTCTGGACGTGCGTCAGGCGGTGGCGCTGGCCGGCGGATTTACCCGGCGCGCCCGCACAGACCGGGTTATCATTATCCGCCAGACGGCGGCCGGCCGGACAAAATACTTCGCCGGGCAGGATGTGCCGATTCTGCCCGGCGATACGATCGATGTGGAACGACGGTTCTTCTAG